From Rhodovastum atsumiense, a single genomic window includes:
- the gcvT gene encoding glycine cleavage system aminomethyltransferase GcvT, translated as MPIEIGPEGAEPAPLKTTPLDSLHRTLGARMVPFAGYSMPVQYPAGVLAEHLHCRAEGGAALFDVSHMGQGSLHGALAPTLLESLVPGDIAGLKPGRQRYTLLTNEAGGIIDDLMVANLGGERLFLVVNASRKEVDFGHIAAHLPEGVRLERHDDRALLALQGPAAATVLGRLAPETATLPFMGVAAVRIDGLPCLVSRSGYTGEDGFEISVPAEAAEALARRLLDAPEVKPAGLGARDSLRLEAGLPLYGNDIDELTTPVEAGLAWAIGKRRRADWRFPGGEAICDQLAHGCTRLRVGLRPDGRAPARAGTNVVAPDGTAGGSVTSGGFGPSLGAPVAMGYVRRDLAAPGTPIQLLVRGRPLPAQVVPLPFVSHRYVR; from the coding sequence GTGCCCATCGAAATCGGACCGGAAGGGGCTGAACCAGCCCCGTTGAAGACCACGCCCCTGGATTCGCTGCATCGCACGCTGGGCGCCCGCATGGTGCCCTTCGCGGGCTATTCCATGCCGGTGCAATACCCCGCCGGGGTGCTGGCCGAGCACCTGCATTGCCGCGCCGAGGGCGGGGCGGCGCTGTTCGACGTCTCCCACATGGGCCAGGGCAGCCTGCACGGGGCGCTCGCGCCCACGCTGCTGGAATCGCTGGTGCCCGGCGACATCGCCGGGCTGAAGCCCGGGCGGCAGCGCTACACGCTGCTGACCAACGAGGCCGGCGGCATCATCGACGACCTGATGGTCGCCAATCTCGGCGGCGAGCGGCTGTTCCTGGTGGTCAATGCCAGCCGCAAGGAAGTCGATTTCGGCCATATCGCCGCCCACCTGCCCGAGGGCGTGCGGCTTGAGCGGCATGACGACCGCGCCCTGCTGGCGCTGCAGGGCCCGGCGGCCGCCACCGTGCTGGGACGGCTGGCGCCGGAAACCGCCACCCTGCCCTTCATGGGCGTCGCCGCCGTGCGCATCGACGGCCTGCCCTGCCTGGTCTCCCGCTCGGGCTATACGGGGGAAGACGGCTTCGAGATCTCGGTGCCGGCCGAGGCGGCGGAGGCGCTGGCGCGCCGGCTGCTCGACGCGCCGGAGGTGAAGCCGGCGGGCCTGGGCGCGCGCGACAGCCTGCGGCTGGAAGCGGGGCTGCCGCTCTATGGCAACGACATCGACGAGCTCACCACCCCGGTGGAGGCCGGGCTTGCCTGGGCGATCGGCAAGCGCCGGCGCGCCGACTGGCGCTTCCCCGGCGGCGAGGCGATCTGCGACCAGCTCGCGCATGGCTGCACCCGGCTGCGGGTGGGCCTGCGCCCGGACGGGCGCGCCCCGGCGCGCGCCGGCACCAACGTGGTCGCCCCCGACGGCACGGCAGGCGGCAGCGTCACCTCCGGCGGCTTCGGCCCCAGCCTCGGGGCGCCGGTCGCCATGGGCTATGTGCGCCGCGACCTCGCCGCCCCGGGCACCCCGATCCAGTTGCTGGTGCGCGGCAGGCCCCTGCCCGCCCAGGTCGTGCCCCTGCCTTTCGTTTCCCATCGTTATGTCCGCTGA
- the gcvH gene encoding glycine cleavage system protein GcvH yields the protein MSETRFTKDHEWIRLEDGIAVVGITDHAQEALGDVVFVELPEPGREVGEGEACAVVESVKAASDVYSPLAGRVTESNQAIVDDPALVNREPTGGGWFFKLALADTAAFDALLSEADYQAFLETE from the coding sequence ATGTCCGAGACCCGCTTCACCAAGGACCATGAATGGATCCGGCTGGAGGACGGCATCGCCGTCGTCGGCATCACCGACCATGCGCAGGAAGCGCTCGGCGACGTGGTGTTCGTGGAGCTGCCCGAGCCCGGCCGCGAGGTCGGCGAGGGCGAGGCCTGCGCGGTGGTGGAGAGCGTCAAGGCGGCGTCGGATGTCTATTCGCCGCTCGCCGGGCGCGTCACCGAGAGCAACCAGGCGATCGTCGATGATCCGGCCCTGGTGAACCGCGAACCGACCGGCGGCGGCTGGTTCTTCAAGCTGGCGCTCGCCGACACGGCGGCCTTCGACGCGCTGCTGAGCGAGGCCGACTACCAGGCCTTCCTGGAGACCGAATGA
- the gcvP gene encoding aminomethyl-transferring glycine dehydrogenase — translation MMDVLAELAALEAEDSFIGRHIGPSADEIAAMLRMVGAATLEEMAARTVPQAIRTQQAMDLPPPVDEAAALAELRALAARNGTRKSLIGLGYHGTHTPPVILRNVLENPGWYTAYTPYQAEIAQGRLEALLTFQTMVCELTAMEIANASLLDEATAAAEAVSMAHAIARAKSNVVAVATDLHPQTRAVVATRAKPLGFTLVDVALGDVAAIRAAKPFALLLQYPGSTGAVRDLSAEIAAAHEVSALAVVAADLLGLALLTPPGEMGADVVVGSAQRFGVPMGFGGPHAGYMATRDAFKRHMPGRLVGVSQDAAGTPAMRLALQTREQHIRREKATSNICTAQVLLAVIAGLYAVWHGPEGLTRIARRVNLQARLLADCARRRGHTLRHDAFFDTIAIDVGPDPARAEAIMQAALAAGFNLRRLDATGIGIALDETVTRAELVRLAEVLGAGLGAAPGSIPPALARRSRFLGQAVFSAHHAEHEMLRYLRRLEDKDIALNRSMIPLGSCTMKLNATAEMIPITLPGFADLHPFAPADQTEGFKALIDRLAGWLAQATGFAGVSLQPNAGSQGEYAGLLAIRAYHEANGQAHRDICLIPSSAHGTNPASAAMAGLRVVVVGCDREGNVDLADLAAKARQHEDRLACLMITYPSTHGVFEEQVMEICRIVHAHGGQVYMDGANMNAQVGLTSPGRIGADVCHLNLHKTFCIPHGGGGPGVGPIGVAAHLLPHLPNHPLRPDAGPATGYGPVAAAPFGSALILPISYAYIRMMGPRGLTRATEVAILNANYVAARLRPHFPVLYTGRNGMVAHECIIDCRAFQAEAGVMVEDIAKRLQDFGFHAPTMSWPVPGTLMIEPTESESQAELDRFCDAMIAIRHEIADIAAGRLDRADNPLKHAPHTAAEVMAEAWPHAYPRQQAAFPLPWVAAAKYWPPVKRVDNVYGDRNLVCTCAPLDAYARAAE, via the coding sequence ATGATGGACGTGCTGGCCGAGCTGGCCGCGCTGGAAGCCGAGGATTCGTTCATCGGTCGGCATATCGGGCCCTCCGCGGACGAGATCGCGGCGATGCTGCGCATGGTGGGCGCGGCCACGCTTGAGGAGATGGCGGCACGGACCGTGCCGCAGGCGATCCGCACGCAGCAGGCCATGGACCTGCCGCCGCCCGTCGACGAGGCGGCGGCGCTGGCCGAGCTGCGCGCGCTGGCCGCCCGCAACGGCACGCGGAAATCGCTGATCGGCCTTGGCTACCACGGCACCCACACCCCGCCGGTGATCCTGCGCAACGTGCTGGAGAACCCTGGCTGGTACACCGCCTACACTCCGTACCAGGCCGAGATCGCGCAGGGACGGCTGGAAGCGCTGCTGACCTTCCAGACCATGGTCTGCGAGCTGACGGCGATGGAGATCGCCAACGCCTCGCTGCTGGACGAGGCCACCGCGGCGGCCGAGGCGGTGTCGATGGCGCATGCCATTGCCCGCGCGAAAAGCAACGTCGTCGCCGTCGCCACCGACCTGCACCCGCAGACCCGCGCGGTGGTGGCGACGCGGGCGAAGCCGCTGGGCTTCACCCTGGTGGATGTCGCGCTGGGCGACGTGGCGGCGATCCGGGCGGCGAAGCCCTTCGCGCTGCTGCTGCAGTATCCCGGCAGCACCGGCGCGGTGCGCGACCTCTCGGCCGAGATCGCCGCGGCGCACGAGGTGTCGGCGCTGGCGGTGGTGGCGGCCGACCTGCTCGGCCTAGCCCTGCTCACCCCGCCCGGCGAGATGGGCGCGGACGTGGTGGTCGGCTCGGCGCAGCGCTTCGGCGTGCCGATGGGCTTCGGCGGGCCGCATGCCGGCTACATGGCCACGCGCGACGCCTTCAAGCGGCACATGCCCGGGCGGCTGGTGGGCGTCAGCCAGGACGCCGCCGGCACGCCGGCCATGCGGCTGGCGCTGCAGACGCGCGAGCAGCACATCCGCCGCGAGAAAGCCACGTCCAATATCTGCACCGCGCAGGTGCTGCTGGCGGTGATCGCCGGGCTGTACGCGGTCTGGCACGGCCCGGAGGGGCTGACCCGGATCGCGCGCCGGGTGAACCTGCAGGCGCGGCTGCTGGCCGACTGCGCCCGGCGCCGGGGCCACACGCTGCGCCACGACGCCTTCTTCGACACCATCGCCATCGACGTGGGGCCGGACCCGGCGCGCGCCGAGGCGATCATGCAGGCCGCCCTCGCCGCCGGCTTCAACCTGCGCCGCCTCGATGCCACCGGCATCGGCATCGCCCTCGACGAGACCGTCACCCGCGCCGAGCTGGTGCGGCTGGCCGAGGTACTCGGCGCCGGGCTCGGGGCCGCGCCCGGCTCGATCCCGCCCGCGCTCGCGCGGCGCTCGCGCTTCCTCGGCCAGGCGGTGTTCTCCGCCCATCACGCCGAGCACGAGATGCTGCGCTACCTGCGGCGGCTCGAGGACAAGGACATCGCGCTGAACCGCAGCATGATCCCGCTCGGTTCCTGCACGATGAAGCTGAACGCGACGGCGGAGATGATCCCGATCACCCTGCCGGGCTTCGCCGACCTGCACCCCTTCGCCCCCGCCGACCAGACCGAGGGCTTCAAGGCGCTGATCGACCGCCTCGCGGGCTGGCTCGCCCAGGCGACCGGCTTCGCCGGCGTGTCGCTGCAGCCCAATGCCGGCAGCCAGGGCGAATATGCCGGGCTGCTGGCGATCCGGGCCTACCATGAGGCGAACGGGCAGGCGCATCGGGACATCTGCCTGATCCCCTCCAGCGCGCATGGCACCAACCCGGCCTCGGCCGCGATGGCCGGGCTGCGCGTGGTGGTGGTGGGCTGCGACCGCGAGGGCAATGTCGATCTCGCCGACCTCGCGGCCAAGGCGCGGCAGCACGAGGACCGGCTGGCCTGCCTGATGATCACCTATCCCAGCACGCATGGCGTGTTCGAGGAGCAGGTGATGGAGATCTGCCGGATCGTGCATGCGCATGGCGGGCAGGTCTACATGGACGGCGCCAACATGAACGCGCAGGTCGGGCTGACCAGCCCGGGGCGCATCGGCGCGGATGTGTGCCACCTGAACCTGCACAAGACCTTCTGCATCCCGCACGGCGGCGGCGGCCCCGGCGTGGGGCCGATCGGCGTGGCGGCGCATCTGCTCCCGCATTTGCCCAACCATCCGCTGCGCCCGGATGCCGGCCCCGCCACCGGCTACGGCCCGGTGGCGGCCGCGCCCTTCGGCAGCGCGCTGATCCTGCCGATCTCGTACGCCTATATCCGCATGATGGGGCCGCGGGGCCTGACCCGGGCCACCGAGGTCGCGATCCTGAACGCCAACTACGTCGCCGCCCGGCTGCGGCCGCATTTTCCGGTGCTCTACACCGGCCGGAACGGCATGGTGGCGCATGAATGCATCATCGACTGCCGCGCCTTCCAGGCCGAGGCCGGCGTGATGGTGGAGGACATCGCCAAGCGGCTGCAGGATTTCGGCTTCCATGCGCCGACCATGTCCTGGCCGGTGCCGGGCACGCTGATGATCGAGCCGACCGAAAGCGAGTCGCAGGCCGAGCTCGATCGATTCTGCGACGCGATGATCGCGATCCGCCACGAGATCGCCGACATCGCCGCCGGCCGGCTCGATCGCGCCGACAATCCGCTCAAGCACGCGCCGCATACCGCCGCCGAAGTGATGGCCGAGGCGTGGCCGCATGCGTATCCGCGGCAACAGGCGGCCTTCCCGCTGCCCTGGGTGGCGGCGGCGAAATACTGGCCCCCGGTCAAGCGGGTCGACAACGTCTACGGCGATCGCAACCTGGTCTGCACCTGCGCGCCGCTGGACGCCTACGCCCGGGCCGCGGAATAG
- a CDS encoding SPOR domain-containing protein: MSIALMARPRSTPPRSPSPEAALLAPAAPVPDRPGVPAPEWTPPAGMSDARLRALNTQVQVETSVLAALREQTDQTRRELVDLQDQQQAARAALADVQHRLEVVRGEIAGQQRQQQEESRALVVRPETARPAPSRPAASSSAEPAAAEAPRPVPPPSTAALSRVLNRLRQPPQPGAEEESAASAQRSPPPGFLGQLAVPAARPEPPQPAKPEPTPAPAAKPEPAPAPVAKPEPVPAPAAKPEPASTPAAKPETVAVATVRPKVIFYYRTGSPHGQENASDLARRLLFSDFAYAETRVASSGPIVAAIRFFHRADADAAQRLANLLRGAGTEFWVQDGTGMQSGAAPGTLEVWLPL; this comes from the coding sequence ATGAGCATCGCGTTGATGGCCCGGCCCCGGTCCACGCCGCCGCGATCGCCCTCGCCCGAGGCTGCCCTGCTGGCGCCGGCTGCTCCGGTGCCGGACCGGCCGGGCGTGCCCGCGCCCGAATGGACGCCGCCGGCCGGGATGTCGGATGCACGGCTGCGTGCCTTGAACACGCAGGTGCAGGTGGAAACCTCGGTGCTGGCGGCGTTGCGGGAACAGACTGATCAGACGCGCCGGGAACTTGTGGACCTGCAGGATCAGCAACAGGCAGCCCGCGCCGCGCTGGCCGATGTGCAGCATCGCCTGGAGGTGGTCCGTGGCGAGATTGCCGGCCAGCAGCGCCAGCAACAGGAGGAATCGCGGGCGCTCGTGGTCAGGCCGGAAACGGCGCGGCCGGCGCCGTCCCGTCCGGCGGCCTCATCGTCCGCTGAACCGGCTGCCGCGGAGGCGCCGCGTCCGGTGCCGCCCCCGTCGACTGCCGCACTCAGCCGGGTGTTGAATCGGTTGCGTCAGCCGCCACAGCCCGGTGCCGAGGAAGAGAGTGCGGCGTCGGCGCAGCGCAGCCCTCCACCCGGATTCCTGGGTCAACTGGCGGTGCCCGCGGCCAGGCCGGAGCCGCCCCAGCCGGCGAAGCCGGAACCCACTCCTGCCCCTGCGGCGAAGCCGGAACCCGCTCCCGCCCCTGTGGCGAAACCGGAACCCGTTCCCGCGCCTGCGGCGAAGCCGGAGCCCGCTTCCACGCCGGCGGCGAAGCCGGAGACGGTCGCCGTCGCGACCGTTCGGCCGAAAGTGATCTTCTACTATCGAACCGGCTCGCCGCACGGGCAGGAGAACGCGAGCGACCTGGCGCGACGCCTGCTGTTCTCCGATTTTGCCTATGCCGAAACCCGGGTCGCATCCTCGGGACCGATCGTTGCGGCCATCCGCTTCTTCCATCGCGCCGACGCCGATGCGGCCCAGCGCCTGGCCAATCTGTTGCGGGGCGCCGGTACCGAGTTCTGGGTGCAGGATGGCACCGGCATGCAGAGCGGTGCTGCCCCCGGCACGCTCGAGGTCTGGCTTCCTTTGTGA
- a CDS encoding F0F1 ATP synthase subunit B family protein, which yields MHGESFFSDPRSWIAVAFVIFFVLFGGKIWAALASLLDKRAAAIRAELAEAQRLRSEAEALLRDASARRDEAVAEAKALLEGAKAEAARLAVAAEAEAKSAANRRERMALDRITAAEKAALDEVRRAAADVASTAAEAVIREEVTVDADAKLVDRAIAGLPTALGRRAA from the coding sequence ATGCACGGAGAAAGCTTCTTCTCTGACCCACGTAGCTGGATCGCGGTCGCCTTCGTCATCTTCTTCGTCCTGTTCGGGGGCAAGATCTGGGCGGCGCTGGCGTCCTTGCTGGACAAGCGCGCCGCGGCGATCCGTGCCGAGCTCGCCGAGGCGCAGCGCCTGCGCAGCGAGGCAGAAGCCTTGCTGCGCGACGCGAGTGCGCGCCGCGACGAGGCCGTGGCCGAGGCCAAGGCCCTGCTCGAAGGCGCCAAGGCAGAGGCGGCCCGCCTGGCCGTCGCCGCCGAGGCCGAGGCGAAGAGCGCTGCCAACCGGCGGGAGCGCATGGCGCTGGATCGCATCACCGCTGCCGAAAAGGCGGCGCTCGATGAGGTCCGGCGTGCAGCCGCCGATGTTGCTTCCACTGCGGCCGAAGCGGTGATCCGTGAGGAAGTCACCGTCGACGCCGATGCAAAGCTGGTCGACCGGGCGATCGCGGGCCTGCCGACGGCCCTGGGCCGCCGCGCCGCCTGA
- a CDS encoding F0F1 ATP synthase subunit B family protein has translation MRRLAPFAAAGICLLSSAAFAAEQKEGMPQLDFGNPLTISQIVWLAVIFYVLYRLLSGWALPQVAEVLENRAAIISRDLEAARQAKVEADAAVADLTQATQKAHAAAQAEIAGAVDAAKKAAAAQAAALNERLDAQLAAAEQRIDAARTAAMGALRQVATETTKVVVTRLTGRTPKDALVDTAVGTALAARGQA, from the coding sequence GTGCGTCGCCTCGCTCCGTTCGCTGCGGCAGGGATCTGCCTCCTGTCCTCGGCCGCCTTCGCGGCCGAGCAAAAGGAAGGCATGCCGCAGCTCGATTTCGGCAATCCGCTGACCATCAGCCAGATCGTCTGGCTGGCGGTCATCTTCTACGTCCTGTACCGGCTGCTCTCGGGTTGGGCTCTGCCGCAGGTCGCCGAGGTGCTGGAGAATCGGGCTGCCATCATCAGCCGCGATCTCGAAGCCGCTCGCCAGGCCAAGGTGGAGGCCGATGCGGCGGTGGCTGATCTCACCCAGGCGACGCAGAAGGCGCATGCCGCCGCCCAGGCCGAGATCGCCGGTGCCGTCGATGCCGCGAAGAAGGCCGCCGCCGCCCAGGCTGCTGCGCTGAACGAGCGGCTGGATGCCCAGCTTGCCGCCGCCGAGCAGCGCATCGATGCGGCCCGCACCGCCGCCATGGGCGCGCTGCGCCAGGTGGCGACCGAGACGACCAAGGTGGTGGTCACCCGCCTGACCGGCCGTACGCCCAAGGATGCGTTGGTCGATACGGCGGTCGGCACCGCGCTTGCCGCACGCGGCCAGGCCTGA
- a CDS encoding ATP synthase subunit C family protein: MDPVAAKALGAGIAVIALAGVGVGIGNIFSSLVNSIARNPSSRDQVFGIGILGFALTEAVALFALLIAFLILFT, from the coding sequence ATGGATCCTGTCGCCGCGAAGGCTCTCGGAGCCGGTATCGCCGTGATTGCGCTGGCCGGCGTCGGCGTTGGCATCGGCAACATCTTCTCCTCGCTGGTGAACAGCATCGCCCGCAACCCGTCTTCGCGCGACCAGGTGTTCGGCATCGGCATCCTGGGCTTCGCGCTCACGGAAGCGGTGGCGCTGTTCGCCCTGCTGATCGCGTTCCTGATCCTCTTCACATAA
- a CDS encoding F0F1 ATP synthase subunit A, with translation MAAEGHSIDALGQFKLHTVGSVFGSSVNFTQSNLMMLVAGALILALLYFGARPKAVVPGRLQAAAELAYDFIHSMCTDQIGEEGRRFFPFVFTLFFFILFGNLLGLLPFSFTYTSHIAVTATLALTVIVLVTVVALRIHGLHFFSYFFPSGAPKWLAPIIIPIEIISYLSRPVSLSIRLFANMVAGHVMFEVFASFMLMMAAAGIFGYVGAVGPLVLNVALMGFELLVAVLQAYVFAILTCIYLHDAVHLH, from the coding sequence GTGGCTGCCGAAGGACACTCGATCGACGCCCTGGGGCAGTTCAAGCTCCACACCGTAGGTTCGGTATTCGGCTCCTCCGTCAACTTCACCCAGTCGAACCTGATGATGCTGGTGGCCGGGGCGCTGATCCTGGCCCTGCTTTATTTCGGTGCGCGACCGAAGGCGGTGGTTCCGGGACGGCTGCAGGCTGCGGCCGAGCTGGCCTACGACTTCATCCACAGCATGTGCACCGACCAGATCGGTGAGGAAGGGCGTCGCTTCTTTCCCTTCGTCTTCACGCTGTTCTTCTTCATCCTGTTCGGCAATCTGCTCGGCCTGCTGCCGTTCAGCTTCACCTACACCAGCCATATCGCGGTCACCGCGACCCTGGCCCTGACGGTCATCGTGCTGGTCACGGTGGTGGCGCTGCGCATCCACGGGCTGCACTTCTTCAGCTACTTCTTCCCCTCCGGGGCGCCGAAGTGGCTCGCGCCGATCATCATCCCGATCGAGATCATCTCCTACCTCTCGCGGCCGGTCAGCCTGTCGATCCGACTTTTCGCCAACATGGTCGCCGGCCACGTGATGTTCGAGGTGTTCGCCAGCTTCATGCTGATGATGGCGGCCGCCGGGATCTTCGGTTACGTCGGTGCGGTCGGGCCGCTGGTGCTGAACGTGGCGCTGATGGGCTTCGAACTGCTGGTGGCCGTGCTGCAGGCCTATGTGTTCGCCATCCTGACCTGCATCTACCTGCACGACGCGGTGCACCTGCACTGA
- a CDS encoding AtpZ/AtpI family protein produces the protein MSGTDGGGKSFEERLQAARRRQGMDAPPPGQTGGPAKGAPTALGIGLRVGVELVSAMVVSVVIGWWLDRWLGTRPILLAVFVLLGGAAGVANVWRLIGPGRQPPGGT, from the coding sequence ATGAGCGGAACCGACGGCGGCGGCAAATCCTTCGAGGAACGGCTGCAGGCTGCGCGGCGCAGGCAGGGGATGGATGCCCCGCCGCCGGGTCAAACCGGTGGGCCGGCGAAGGGGGCACCAACAGCCCTCGGCATTGGCCTGCGCGTCGGCGTGGAGCTGGTGTCGGCGATGGTGGTGTCGGTCGTCATCGGCTGGTGGTTGGACCGCTGGCTGGGGACGCGTCCGATCCTGCTCGCAGTTTTCGTCCTGCTGGGGGGTGCGGCCGGTGTGGCCAATGTCTGGCGCCTGATCGGCCCCGGACGGCAGCCGCCCGGGGGGACATGA
- a CDS encoding enoyl-CoA hydratase-related protein — MAPPALQDATLAMEGRVAMLTLNRPEVRNELTGTRLAAEITEVAEWCSRDERVSVLVITADGPAFSAGGNVKHMLERDQGSFGGDVYEVQAKYRRGIQRMAVAMHGLEVPAIAAVNGPAIGAGFDLALMCDVRIASTRARFAESFLNLGLIPGDGGGWLLQRLVGYQRAAELSFSGRMVEAGEARDLGIVLEVVEPDDLHARARELAASFAAKPPQAVRLTKRLLRQAQRLEFRDHLELCAVVQGMCHNTADHLEAVSAFLEKRPPTFLGR, encoded by the coding sequence ATGGCGCCGCCGGCTCTGCAGGATGCGACCCTGGCCATGGAAGGCCGGGTTGCCATGCTGACACTGAACCGCCCGGAGGTCCGCAACGAGCTGACCGGCACCAGGCTCGCCGCCGAAATCACCGAAGTCGCGGAGTGGTGCAGCCGCGACGAGCGGGTCTCCGTCCTGGTGATCACCGCCGATGGCCCGGCCTTTTCGGCCGGTGGCAACGTCAAGCACATGCTGGAGCGCGACCAGGGCAGCTTCGGCGGCGACGTCTACGAGGTGCAGGCGAAGTACCGGCGCGGCATCCAGCGGATGGCCGTGGCGATGCACGGGCTGGAGGTGCCCGCCATCGCGGCGGTGAATGGCCCGGCAATCGGCGCGGGCTTTGACCTCGCCCTGATGTGCGATGTGCGGATCGCCTCCACCCGGGCCCGGTTCGCCGAGAGCTTCCTTAACTTAGGATTGATCCCGGGCGATGGCGGCGGCTGGCTGCTGCAGCGCCTCGTCGGCTACCAGCGTGCCGCGGAATTGAGCTTCTCGGGACGGATGGTGGAGGCCGGGGAAGCCCGTGATCTGGGGATCGTGCTCGAGGTGGTCGAGCCCGACGACCTGCACGCCCGCGCCCGCGAACTCGCCGCGAGCTTCGCCGCCAAGCCACCGCAGGCGGTGCGGTTGACCAAGCGACTGCTGCGCCAGGCCCAGCGCCTGGAGTTCCGCGACCATCTGGAACTCTGCGCCGTGGTGCAGGGCATGTGCCACAACACCGCCGACCATCTCGAGGCGGTCAGCGCCTTCCTGGAAAAGCGCCCCCCGACCTTCCTGGGACGGTGA
- a CDS encoding CBS domain-containing protein, which yields MKVSEKMTRTVRIASPDDTIQHAASAMAESDAGALPVGKDDRLVGMVTDRDIAVRAVAQGKGVDTRVSEVMTQDIKYCFEDDDLDQVASNMGQQQVRRLPVMNREKRLVGILSLGDIAFGEGPQPAGEALSGVSRPGGARSQTGGTGSAHSR from the coding sequence ATGAAGGTCAGCGAGAAGATGACCCGCACCGTGCGCATCGCCAGTCCCGACGACACCATCCAGCACGCGGCCAGCGCGATGGCCGAAAGCGATGCCGGCGCGCTTCCGGTGGGCAAGGACGACCGGCTGGTCGGCATGGTGACCGATCGCGACATCGCGGTGCGCGCGGTGGCGCAGGGCAAAGGGGTCGACACCCGCGTCAGCGAGGTGATGACCCAGGACATCAAGTATTGTTTCGAGGACGACGATCTCGATCAGGTCGCCAGCAACATGGGACAACAGCAGGTGCGGCGCCTGCCGGTGATGAACCGCGAGAAGCGGCTCGTTGGGATTCTCTCGCTCGGCGACATTGCCTTCGGCGAGGGGCCGCAGCCCGCGGGCGAGGCACTGTCGGGCGTGTCGCGTCCAGGCGGGGCGCGCTCGCAGACCGGGGGAACCGGCTCCGCCCATAGCAGGTAG